The Triticum aestivum cultivar Chinese Spring chromosome 3A, IWGSC CS RefSeq v2.1, whole genome shotgun sequence genome includes a region encoding these proteins:
- the LOC123062135 gene encoding uncharacterized protein has product MELQEESSDVGALVSAPSRNLSSSSSTFVSANQSPFFTPRSLSARRPEHAHVQHNNSPTGIALKIGDILSTDTLVQQGQLPSANIRLLLDDASPPPSLCTSSNFGTPAIVYNNPSFISTFNGPYQGSSSATPTSNCDRSTRKEKQKRQVGVYRKSSSSQPTPSAASVSRLRTYDVYIGFHGRKASLLRFTNWLRAELEIHGISCFASDRARCRNSHSHDAVERVMNASTYGIVILTKKSFGNPYTIEELRNFFGKKNLIPIFFDLSAADCLARDIIEKRGELWEKHGGELWMLYGGMENEWRESVDALSRVVDLQLEANDTNWRASILQAVILLATKLGRRSVVDRVNRWRVRVEKDEFPFPRNGDFVGRKKELSELELILFGDVSGEGEKKYFELKTKHRRKGPVSGWSANNYEQLNADTIKGKEPVLWKETEEGIEMQRLGTPLQHGRQPRVKNGGRYGRKKKTRKILYGKGIACISGESGMGKTDLALEYAYRFSQRYKMILWVRGESRYIRHNYLSLRTHLEVDLSVDTRLHEKGSDRCFEEQEEEAIAKIRQELMRDIPYLVIIDNLESEKDWWDKRVIMDLLPQFGGETHFIITTRLPRVMNLEPMKLSYLSGAEAMTLMKGAVKEYPLMEIDALKVIEEKLGRLTLGLGIVGAILSELPITPSRLLDTLNRPSPIRDFSWNDREVISLKNHEILVRLLDVCLSIFEHADGPRSLAIRMVQVSGWFAPSAVPIHMLALAAHKIPKKHRRGPRWRKWWRTLTCGLATSRMQRSEAEAAAMLMRFGIARCSAKSEYIQFHDMIRLYARKRGGTRTAQAAVQSVYLRGSIKHSSEHLWAACFMAFGFGSDPFLVELRPSELMFFVKQIVVPLAINTFITYSRCNAALELLRLCTDALERAAESMLSHAGKWRETSISCFRPVQSEAQYTYLWQELALLKASVLETRAKLMLRGGQYGIGDDLIRKAIFIRTSICGEHHPDTVSARETLSKLTRLLTNVHLS; this is encoded by the coding sequence ATGGAGCTTCAAGAGGAAAGCTCTGATGTCGGGGCTTTGGTCTCAGCACCATCAAGGAACCTGTCATCCTCTTCCTCGACATTTGTTTCTGCCAACCAGTCACCTTTCTTCACACCACGGTCACTGTCTGCTCGTCGCCCGGAGCATGCTCATGTCCAGCACAATAACTCCCCAACTGGTATCGCGCTGAAAATCGGTGATATTCTTTCCACTGACACTCTGGTACAGCAGGGGCAGTTACCATCAGCCAACATAAGGTTATTGCTAGACGATGCTTCTCCTCCTCCCAGCCTTTGCACTTCAAGTAATTTTGGAACTCCAGCAATTGTCTATAACAATCCCAGCTTCATTTCCACCTTCAATGGCCCATACCAAGGTAGTTCGTCAGCGACTCCAACTAGCAATTGTGATCGTTCAACTCGAAAGGAGAAACAGAAGAGACAGGTGGGAGTATATCGGAAATCTTCGTCCTCTCAACCTACGCCATCAGCAGCTTCTGTCAGTAGGCTTCGGACCTATGATGTGTACATAGGGTTTCATGGCCGCAAGGCTTCACTGCTGAGGTTCACAAATTGGCTTCGTGCAGAACTTGAGATTCATGGAATCAGTTGCTTTGCTTCTGATCGGGCCAGGTGTCGGAATTCACACAGCCATGATGCTGTTGAGAGGGTAATGAATGCTTCCACATATGGAATTGTCATCCTTACAAAGAAGTCATTTGGCAATCCTTATACCATTGAGGAGCTCAGGAACTTCTTTGGCAAGAAAAATCTGATCCCTATATTCTTTGACTTGAGTGCTGCTGATTGCCTTGCCAGAGATATCATAGAGAAGAGAGGAGAACTGTGGGAAAAACATGGCGGTGAGCTGTGGATGTTATATGGTGGAATGGAGAATGAATGGAGGGAATCAGTTGATGCTCTTTCTCGGGTGGTAGATCTGCAGTTAGAAGCGAATGATACCAATTGGAGAGCCTCCATACTGCAAGCAGTTATCCTTTTGGCCACGAAATTAGGTAGGAGAAGTGTGGTTGATCGGGTGAATAGGTGGAGAGTGAGGGTGGAGAAAGATGAATTTCCTTTCCCTCGCAATGGTGATTTCGTTGGGAGGAAAAAGGAGCTCTCGGAGTTGGAGCTCATTTTGTTTGGTGATGTCAGTGGGGAAGGGGAAAAGAAGTATTTTGAGCTCAAGACAAAGCACAGAAGAAAAGGCCCTGTGAGTGGCTGGTCTGCTAACAATTATGAGCAACTAAATGCAGATACCATCAAGGGAAAGGAACCAGTTTTGTGGAAGGAGACTGAGGAAGGCATTGAGATGCAGAGACTGGGCACTCCACTGCAGCATGGCCGACAACCGAGAGTGAAGAATGGTGGGAGATATGGAAGGAAGAAAAAAACTAGGAAGATACTCTATGGAAAGGGCATTGCTTGCATATCAGGGGAATCTGGAATGGGCAAGACAGACTTGGCTTTGGAGTACGCATACAGGTTCTCCCAGAGATATAAGATGATTTTGTGGGTCAGAGGGGAGAGCAGATACATTCGACATAATTATTTGTCTTTGCGGACTCATTTGGAAGTAGATTTAAGTGTTGATACTCGCTTGCATGAGAAAGGAAGTGACCGATGctttgaggagcaggaagaggaagCCATTGCCAAGATAAGACAAGAACTGATGCGGGACATACCGTATTTAGTTATCATTGATAATCTGGAGAGTGAGAAGGATTGGTGGGATAAGAGAGTCATAATGGACCTTCTCCCACAATTTGGTGGAGAGACTCACTTCATCATAACAACACGCCTTCCACGGGTGATGAACTTGGAGCCAATGAAGCTTTCTTATTTATCTGGTGCTGAGGCAATGACTTTGATGAAGGGTGCTGTCAAGGAATACCCGCTAATGGAAATTGATGCGCTCAAGGTCATTGAAGAAAAGCTTGGGAGGCTCACTCTTGGCCTAGGTATTGTTGGAGCTATACTCTCGGAGCTTCCAATTACTCCAAGTAGGCTTCTTGACACGTTGAATCGGCCATCGCCCATAAGAGATTTTTCTTGGAATGACAGAGAAGTAATCAGCTTGAAAAATCATGAAATCCTTGTTAGACTCCTGGATGTCTGCCTATCGATATTTGAGCACGCAGATGGCCCCAGGAGTCTGGCAATTCGTATGGTTCAAGTGAGTGGTTGGTTTGCACCATCTGCAGTTCCAATTCATATGTTGGCTCTGGCTGCACATAAAATCCCAAAGAAGCATCGGAGGGGTCCAAGGTGGAGGAAGTGGTGGCGAACACTAACTTGTGGCCTTGCAACTTCTAGGATGCAGAGATCTGAAGCTGAAGCAGCTGCAATGTTGATGAGATTTGGAATTGCCAGGTGCAGCGCAAAGTCTGAGTATATCCAGTTCCATGATATGATCAGGCTATATGCTCGCAAGCGAGGAGGCACAAGAACGGCTCAAGCTGCAGTCCAATCAGTGTACCTCCGAGGATCAATTAAACATTCTTCTGAGCACCTATGGGCTGCCTGCTTCATGGCTTTTGGATTTGGTTCTGATCCTTTTCTGGTAGAACTGAGGCCATCTGAGTTGATGTTCTTCGTGAAGCAGATTGTCGTGCCACTTGCGATAAACACATTCATCACATATTCCCGATGCAATGCTGCGCTGGAGCTGCTACGCCTGTGCACGGACGCATTGGAGCGTGCAGCTGAATCCATGCTCTCCCATGCTGGCAAATGGAGGGAAACATCAATCTCCTGCTTTAGGCCAGTTCAGTCAGAAGCCCAGTACACCTATCTTTGGCAGGAGCTGGCTCTTCTGAAAGCTTCTGTACTAGAAACACGGGCAAAGCTGATGCTCCGAGGCGGACAGTACGGCATCGGGGATGACCTGATACGGAAGGCCATATTCATTCGCACTTCCATCTGCGGCGAGCACCACCCGGACACGGTCTCGGCTCGAGAAACCCTCAGTAAACTAACAAGGCTCCTTACAAATGTCCACCTTAGTTGA
- the LOC123058596 gene encoding 50S ribosomal protein L33 — MGKAKRASIFIRLVSAAGTGFFYVKRKNPRRITEKLEFRKYDPRVNKHVLFTEAKMK; from the coding sequence ATGGGGAAGGCGAAGCGGGCGTCCATCTTCATCAGGCTCGTGTCGGCCGCCGGCACGGGGTTCTTCTACGTGAAGCGCAAGAACCCTCGCCGGATCACGGAGAAGCTCGAGTTCAGGAAGTACGACCCCCGCGTCAACAAGCACGTCCTCTTCACGGAGGCCAAGATGAAGTGA
- the LOC123062136 gene encoding triacylglycerol lipase SDP1, with protein MPAPAGACSQAPPLAFYSASPSLARPCSDPRPRRWPSALSLLPRRPPPMDVITNEARVGAFAIGPSTAAGRALALRVLLCGSLARLRHRLAAALRAAAPLAAAWLHPRHNTRGILLAVCAVALLLRGRGGRAGVRARVQSAYRRKFWRNMMRAALTYEEWAHAARMLERETPRRVTDADLYDEELVCNKLRELRHRRQEGSLRDIVFCMRADLLRNLGNMCNPELHKLRLQVPKTIKEYIEEVSTQLKMVCNSDSDELPLEEKLAFMHETRHAFGRSALLLSGGASFGSFHVGVVKTLVEHKLLPRIISGSSVGAIMCAIVATRSWPELESFFEEWHSLKFFDQMGGIFPVFKRILTHGAVHDIRHLQTQLRNLTSNLTFQEAYDMTGRVLVVTVCSPRKHEPPRCLNYLTSPHVLIWSAVTASCAFPGLFEAQELMAKDRFGETVPFHAPFLLGVEERADAATRRWRDGSLESDLPMKQLKELFNVNHFIVSQANPHIAPLLRLKEIIRAYGGSFAAKLAELAEMEVKHRFNQVLELGFPLGGIAKLFAQHWEGDVTIVMPATLAQYSKIIQNPSYSELQKAASQGRRCTWEKLSAIRANCAIELALDECVALLNHMRRLKRSAERAAASQGYGATIRLCPSRRIPSWNLIARENSTGSLDEEMLTCPTVTSHQAVGGTAGPSNRNHHLQHSMHDSSDSESESIDLNSWTRSGGPLMRTASANKFISFVQNLEIDTEFRTISPRGSEGDIVTPNSNLFAGHPIGREPVDNHPGPATPGRTSGNSGCDPHDTPVPRSPFGLSTSIMVPEGDLLQPEKIENGILFNVVRRDALVATTSGVEPHGSSQEADVETVPTECLYGASDDDDDNVELNADHEALSDPGDQRSSVAGNLDPSTSMDCQADETSTTRSEAPSLFNICVEIPPATMIRENSRPDEPSSDIRLEIVKTECPDENSAAGNDEVGSVPANKESSYCSQTAENRQQHQVDMGSVNSCSVSVSEDDRHVSLISNEKPVTTSSGGAESMTSGRNEAD; from the exons ATGCCCGCGCCTGCAGGTGCGTGCAGCCAAGCCCCACCGCTCGCCTTCTATTCCGCGTCCCCTAGCTTGGCCCGGCCCTGCTCCGATCCAAGGCCGCGGCGGTGGCCCAGTGCCCTCTCCCTCCTGCCACGCCGTCCGCCGCCCATGGACGTCATCACCAACGAGGCGCGCGTGGGGGCGTTCGCGATCGGCCCGTccacggcggcggggcgcgcgctCGCGCTGCGCGTGCTCCTCTGCGGCTCGCTGGCGCGGCTGCGgcaccgcctcgccgccgcgctgcgCGCCGCGGCGCCGCTGGCGGCGGCCTGGCTGCACCCGCGCCACAACACGCGGGGGATCCTGCTCGCCGTCTGCGCCGTCGCGCTGCTGCTGCGCGGCCGCGGGGGCCGCGCCGGGGTGCGCGCGCGGGTGCAGTCCGCCTACCGCCGCAAGTTCTGGCGGAACATGATGCGCGCCGCGCTCACCTACGAGGAGTGGGCGCACGCCGCGCGGATGCTCGAGCGGGAGACGCCGCGCCGCGTCACCGACGCCGACCTCTACGACGAGGAGCTCGTGTGCAACAAGCTCCGTGAGCTCAGGCACCGCCGTCAGGAGGGCTCGCTCAGGGACATCGTCTTCTGCATGCGCGCCGATCTGCTCAGGAACCTTGGTAACATGTGCAACCCCGAGCTCCACAAGTTGAGGCTGCAG GTGCCTAAAACCATCAAGGAGTACATTGAGGAGGTATCTACTCAACTGAAAATGGTTTGCAATTCTGATTCGGACGAGTTACCCCTTGAAGAGAAACTGGCATTTATGCATGAGACAAGACATGCCTTTGGTAGATCGGCCCTACTGCTAAGTGGAGGTGCTTCATTTGGCTCTTTCCATGTGGGTGTTGTGAAAACCTTGGTAGAGCATAAGCTTCTACCTAGGATTATTTCAGGATCAAGCGTTGGCGCAATAATGTGTGCTATTGTAGCCACACGGTCATGGCCAGAACTAGAGAGTTTTTTTGAGGAGTGGCATTCCTTGAAATTCTTTGACCAGATGGGTGGGATCTTTCCTGTATTTAAAAGAATTTTGACGCATGGAGCGGTTCATGACATTAGGCACTTGCAGACGCAGTTGAGAAATCTTACAAGCAATTTGACATTTCAAGAGGCATATGACATGACTGGCCGGGTTCTCGTTGTTACTGTGTGTTCTCCAAGAAAACATGAGCCACCACGATGCCTGAACTATTTGACATCACCTCATGTTCTCATTTGGAGTGCAGTAACTGCTTCCTGTGCTTTTCCTGGACTTTTTGAGGCCCAGGAGTTGATGGCCAAAGATAGATTCGGAGAAACAGTTCCTTTTCATGCTCCATTCTTGTTGGGTGTGGAGGAACGAGCTGACGCTGCTACACGGCGCTGGAGAGATGGCAGCTTAGAAAGTGATTTACCCATGAAGCAATTGAAGGAATTATTCAACGTAAATCACTTCATAGTAAGCCAAGCCAATCCTCACATTGCTCCATTACTGAGACTAAAGGAGATCATCAGGGCTTACGGAGGCAGCTTTGCTGCAAAG CTTGCTGAACTTGCTGAGATGGAAGTTAAGCATAGGTTCAATCAAGTTCTGGAACTTGGATTTCCATTAGGAGGAATAGCTAAGTTGTTTGCTCAACATTGGGAAGGTGATGTGACAATCGTTATGCCAGCCACACTTGCTCAG TATTCGAAGATCATACAGAATCCTTCGTATTCTGAGCTTCAGAAAGCCGCAAGTCAGGGTAGGCGATGCACTTGGGAAAAGCTCTCTGCTATCAGGGCAAACTGCGCTATTGAGCTTGCATTAGATGAATGTGTTGCCCTCCTGAACCACATGCGTAGGCTGAAGAGAAGTGCAGAAAGAGCAGCTGCTTCACAAGGATATGGTGCTACAATTAGACTCTGTCCATCTAGAAGGATTCCATCATGGAATCTCATAGCAAGAGAAAATTCAACTGGTTCTCTCGATGAGGAAATGCTCACATGTCCCACTGTTACGAGCCATCAAGCAGTTGGAGGGACTGCTGGGCCATCTAACAGAAATCACCATCTCCAACATAGTATGCATGATAGCAGTGACAGTGAATCTGAGAGTATAGACTTGAACTCATGGACGAGAAGTGGTGGCCCTCTCATGAGAACAGCCTCAGCTAATAAATTCATCAGCTTTGTTCAGAACCTTGAGATTGACACAGAATTCAGAACAATTTCACCAAGGGGGAGCGAAGGTGATATTGTTACACCGAATAGTAACTTATTTGCTGGTCACCCAATTGGTAGAGAGCCAGTTGATAACCATCCAGGGCCTGCTACTCCTGGTAGGACCTCAGGCAATTCAGGTTGCGATCCTCATGATACTCCTGTTCCTAGGTCTCCATTTGGTCTTTCCACAAGTATCATGGTCCCTGAAGGTGACTTGCTGCAGCCGGAAAAGATTGAGAATGGTATTTTATTCAATGTTGTGAGAAGGGATGCTCTTGTAGCGACTACTAGCGGAGTTGAACCTCATGGATCTTCACAGGAAGCAGATGTGGAAACTGTACCGACCGAGTGCCTTTATGGTGCTtcggatgacgacgacgacaacgtGGAACTGAATGCTGATCATGAAGCATTATCTGACCCTGGAGATCAGAGATCCTCAGTTGCAGGAAACCTAGATCCGTCCACTTCCATGGATTGTCAAGCTGATGAAACAAGTACTACTCGATCAGAAGCTCCATCTCTCTTTAATATCTGTGTGGAGATTCCTCCAGCAACCATGATCAGAGAAAATAGTCGGCCCGACGAGCCTTCTTCAGACATAAGACTGGAGATTGTAAAGACAGAATGCCCTGATGAGAATTCAGCTGCTGGGAACGATGAAGTTGGCTCAGTTCCTGCCAATAAAGAATCTTCCTATTGTTCTCAGACAGCTGAAAATAGACAGCAGCATCAAGTTGATATGGGATCTGTGAACTCCTGTAGTGTTTCAGTTTCAGAAGATGATAGGCATGTCAGCCTCATTTCGAACGAGAAACCAGTTACTACTTCCAGTGGCGGAGCGGAGAGTATGACATCTGGAAGAAATGAAGCTGACTAG